In Juglans regia cultivar Chandler chromosome 5, Walnut 2.0, whole genome shotgun sequence, the following are encoded in one genomic region:
- the LOC118348445 gene encoding uncharacterized protein LOC118348445, giving the protein MKGVMRFGKKGKLSPRYIGPFEILDRIGPVAYRVALPPAFSGVHNVFHVSMLRKYIHDPTHIIDHEPLQVQEDLTYTEEPLRILDRKEQVLRNRTISLVKVLWNNHAINEASWEFEEEMRVKYPHLFEENSYSL; this is encoded by the coding sequence atgaaaggagttatgagattcggaAAGAAAGGTAAGTTGAGTCCTAGATACATTGGGccgtttgagattcttgatcggattggaccggTGGCGTACAGGGTGGCTCTACCACCGGCGTTCTCGGGAGTGCAtaatgtgttccatgtgtccatGTTGAGGAAGTATATACATGACCCCACTCACATCATAGATCATGAACCCTTGCAGGTTCAAGAGGACCTGACCTACACCGAGGAACCATTGCGGATTCTGGAcaggaaagagcaagtgttACGGAATCGAACTATTTCTTTGGTTaaagtattgtggaataatcatgctatcaatGAAGCATCATGggaattcgaggaagagatgcgaGTCAAGTATCCTCACTTGTTCGAAGAGAATTCTTATAGCTTGTAG